The DNA sequence TCGGGCAGCGGGCCGTAGCGGTCGGTCAGCTCCTCGCGGACCGCGCGGATGTCGTCCTCCGAGGAGGCCGAGGCGATCGCGCGGTACGCCTGGAGGCGCAGCCGCTCGCCGGGGGCGTAGTCGTGCGGGACGTGCGCGTCGACCGGGAGTTCGATCTTGACCTCCAGCGGCGGCTCCTCCTGCTCGCCGCCCTCCATCTGGGCCCGGTAGTCGGCGACCGCCTCGCCGACCATGCGGACGTACAGGTCGAAGCCGACGCCCGCGATGTGGCCGGACTGCTCACCGCCGAGCAGATTGCCCGCGCCACGGATCTCCAGGTCCTTCATCGCCACGTACATGCCCGCGCCCATCTCGGTGTGCTGGGCGATGGTGGCCAGGCGCTCGTGGGCGGTCTCGGTGAGGGGCTTCTCCGGGGGGTACAGGAAGTAGGCGTAGCCCCGGTCCCGGCCTCGGCCCACCCGGCCGCGCAGCTGGTGCAGTTGGGAGAGACCGAAGTTGTCGCCGCGCTCCACGATCAGGGTGTTGGCGTTGGAGATGTCGATGCCGGACTCGACGATCGTCGTGGAGACCAGGACGTCGAACTTCTTCTCCCAGAAGTCCACCACCACCTGTTCCAGGGCCGCCTCCGACATCTGGCCGTGGGCCGTGGCGATCCTGGCCTCCGGGATGATCTCGCGGAGGCGTGCGGCGGCGCGGTCGATGGACTCGACCCGGTTGTGGATGTAGAAGACCTGGCCTTCGCGCAGCAGTTCGCGCCGTACGGCGGCGCCGATCTGCTTCTCCTCGTACGGGCCGACGAAGGTGAGGACCGGGTGGCGCTCCTCCGGCGGGGTGGTGATCGTGGACATCTCGCGGATGCCGGTGACCGCCATTTCGAGCGTACGGGGGATGGGGGTCGCGGACATCGTGAGCACGTCGACGTTGGCGCGGAGCTTCTTCAGCTGCTCCTTGTGCTCGACGCCGAACCGCTGCTCCTCGTCCACGATGACCAGGCCGAGGTCCTTGAACCTCGTCTCGGAGGAGAAGAGGCGGTGGGTGCCGATGACCAGGTCGACGGCCCCGTCCTTCAGGCCTTCGAGGGTGGCCTTGGACTCCGTTTCCGACTGGAAGCGGCTCAGGGCGCGGACGTTGACCGGGAATTGGGAGTAGCGCTCGGTGAACGTGCCGTAGTGCTGCTGGACGAGGAGAGTGGTGGGGACGAGGACCGCCACCTGCTTGCCGTCCTGCACCGCCTTGAAGGCGGCCCTGACCGCGATCTCCGTCTTGCCGTAGCCGACGTCGCCGCAGACCAGCCGGTCCATCGGGACCGTCTTCTCCATGTCCTCCTTGACCTCGGCGATCGTGGACAGCTGGTCGGGCGTCTCCGCGTACGGGAAGGCGTCCTCCAGCTCGCGCTGCCAGGGGGTGTCCGCGCCAAAGGCGTGGCCCGGGGCGGCCATCCGGGCGCTGTAGAGCTTGATCAGGTCGGCGGCGATCTCCTTGACCGCCTTCTTCGCCCGCTGCTTCGTCTTCGTCCAGTCCGCGCCGCCGAGCCGGTGCAGCGTCGGGGCCTCGCCGCCGACGTACTTGGTGACCTGCTCCAGCTGGTCGGTCGGGATGTAGAGGCGGTCGCCCGGCTGGCCGCGCTTGGCGGGGGCGTACTCGACGAGCAGATACTCGCGGGTCGCGCCCTGGACCGTGCGCTGCACCATCTCCACGTACCGGCCGACACCGTGCTGCTCGTGGACGATGTAGTCGCCGACCTCCAGCGTCAGTGGGTCGATCGTCTTGCGGCGGCGGGCCGGCATCCGGCCCAGGTCCTTAGTGGCGGTGCGCTGGCCGGTCAGGTCCGTCTCGGTGAGCACGGCGAGTTTCAGCGCCGGGTCGACGAACCCCTGCTCGATGGCCCCGCAGGAGACGTGCACCAGGGACGGGGTGATCTCGGTCAGGTCAGCGTCGAGGCGGGCCGCGACGCCCTCGCCGCTCAGCACCTCGACCGTGCGGGCGGCGAGCCCCTGGCCCTCCGTCACGTACACCGTGCGCCAGCCGTCGGCCAGCCAGCCCTTGGTGTCGGCGAGCGCGCGGGCGGTGTCGCCCCGGTACGCCTCGGGGGCGTGCATGGAGAGCTGGAGGGTGTCGTCGTCGTGGTCGGCGGCGTCGGCCGCGAACGGTGAGATCGACCACCACATCATGCCCAGCTCGCGGGCCCGGTCCCGGACGTCCGCGATGCCCCACAGCGAGGCCGCGCCCACGTCGATGGGGGCCTCGCCGCCGCCCGCGCTCGCCGCCCACGACGCCTGGAGGAACTCCTGGCTCGTGGCGACGAGGTCGGCCGCCCGGGTGCGGACGCGCTCCGGGTCGCAGACGACCGCCATCGCGTCCTCCGGCAGGACGTCGAGCAGCAGCTCCATGTCGTCGACCAGGACGGGAGCCAGGGACTCCATGCCCTCGACCGCGATGCCCTCCGCGATCTTGCCGAGCAGTTCGCCCAGCTCCGGGTGGGCCTCGGCCAGCGTGGCGGCCCGCTCGCGGACCTGGTCGGTCAGCAGCAGCTCGCGGCAGGGCGGGGCCCACAGCCCGTGGGCCGCGACCTCCAGGGACCGCTGGTCGGCGATCTTGAAGTAGCGGATCTCCTCGACCTCGTCGCCCCAGAACTCCACCCGGAGGGGGTGCTCCTCGGTCGGCGGGAAGACGTCCAGGATCCCGCCGCGTACGGCGAACTCGCCGCGCTTCTCGACCAGTTCGACCCGGGAGTACGCGGCGGCCGCCAGTGCGTCCACCACCTCCCCCAGATCCGCGTTCTGTCCGCCGGTCAACGCGACGGGCTCCAGCTCGCCGAGCCCCTTGACCTGCGGCTGGAGTACGGAGCGGACCGGCGCGACGACAACGGAGACCGGGCCGGTCTCCGGGTCGTCCGCGCGCGGGTGGGCGAGCCGCCGCAGCACGGCGAGGCGGCGGCCGACGGTGTC is a window from the Streptomyces sp. MMBL 11-1 genome containing:
- the mfd gene encoding transcription-repair coupling factor: MSLHGLLDVVVTDPALAEAVKAAGDGHRAHVDLVGPPGARPFAVAALARQTGRTVLAVTATGREAEDLAAALRTLLPPDTVAEYPSWETLPHERLSPRSDTVGRRLAVLRRLAHPRADDPETGPVSVVVAPVRSVLQPQVKGLGELEPVALTGGQNADLGEVVDALAAAAYSRVELVEKRGEFAVRGGILDVFPPTEEHPLRVEFWGDEVEEIRYFKIADQRSLEVAAHGLWAPPCRELLLTDQVRERAATLAEAHPELGELLGKIAEGIAVEGMESLAPVLVDDMELLLDVLPEDAMAVVCDPERVRTRAADLVATSQEFLQASWAASAGGGEAPIDVGAASLWGIADVRDRARELGMMWWSISPFAADAADHDDDTLQLSMHAPEAYRGDTARALADTKGWLADGWRTVYVTEGQGLAARTVEVLSGEGVAARLDADLTEITPSLVHVSCGAIEQGFVDPALKLAVLTETDLTGQRTATKDLGRMPARRRKTIDPLTLEVGDYIVHEQHGVGRYVEMVQRTVQGATREYLLVEYAPAKRGQPGDRLYIPTDQLEQVTKYVGGEAPTLHRLGGADWTKTKQRAKKAVKEIAADLIKLYSARMAAPGHAFGADTPWQRELEDAFPYAETPDQLSTIAEVKEDMEKTVPMDRLVCGDVGYGKTEIAVRAAFKAVQDGKQVAVLVPTTLLVQQHYGTFTERYSQFPVNVRALSRFQSETESKATLEGLKDGAVDLVIGTHRLFSSETRFKDLGLVIVDEEQRFGVEHKEQLKKLRANVDVLTMSATPIPRTLEMAVTGIREMSTITTPPEERHPVLTFVGPYEEKQIGAAVRRELLREGQVFYIHNRVESIDRAAARLREIIPEARIATAHGQMSEAALEQVVVDFWEKKFDVLVSTTIVESGIDISNANTLIVERGDNFGLSQLHQLRGRVGRGRDRGYAYFLYPPEKPLTETAHERLATIAQHTEMGAGMYVAMKDLEIRGAGNLLGGEQSGHIAGVGFDLYVRMVGEAVADYRAQMEGGEQEEPPLEVKIELPVDAHVPHDYAPGERLRLQAYRAIASASSEDDIRAVREELTDRYGPLPEPVENLLLVAGLRMLARACGVGEIVLQGSNIRFAPVELRESQELRLKRLHPKTVIKPAAHQILVPRPTTGRIGGKPVIGRELLAWTGEFLTTILGS